Proteins encoded within one genomic window of Episyrphus balteatus chromosome 1, idEpiBalt1.1, whole genome shotgun sequence:
- the LOC129921080 gene encoding protein NDRG3 isoform X6, protein MPSAPAHTAEEARLLGTMPVDPMDDIELRSVQLQFNRRDSIVDHCEQKRVPTDKGEIQVAIQGDPKKSAILTYHDLGLNYATSFSGFFNYPEMREILNNFCVYHVTAPGQEDGAPTLPEDYVYPTMDELAAQLLFVMSHFNLKIFIGFGVGAGANILARFALQNPQKVAGLCLINCVSTTSGWIEWGYQSFNARFLRTKGMTQGVVDYLMWHHFGRNPEERNHDLVQMYKHHFENNVNPTNLAMFINAYISRNDLNITRSPPPTPGQQAAITTLKMTVMNITGALSPHVEDTITLNTRLDPATSTWMKISDCAMVLEEQPAKVSEAFRLFLQGEGYVTPLSSPTTPSGASKKTASIFFGNFHQQQQKILQQQLQQQQQQKKDADLENGNAISECGSSDEMDMDTNVDMDNATVYTGINLNSNKIRITENPLPEPVSC, encoded by the exons cacAATGCCAGTTGATCCAATGGATGATATTGAATTACGTTCGGTTCAATTGCAATTCAATCGACGTGATTCTATCGTTGACCATTGTGAGCAGAAGCGTGTACCAACGGATAAAGGTGAAATTCAAGTAGCAATACAAGGTGATCCAAAGAAGTCGGCTATATTGACGTATCATGATTTAGGATTGAACT ATGCAACgagtttttctggatttttcaaTTATCCAGAAATGCGGGAGATATTGAATAACTTTTGTGTGTACCATGTTACAGCACCAGGTCAAGAAGATGGTGCACCAACTCTGCCAGAAGA TTATGTCTACCCAACCATGGACGAATTAGCTGCCCAGTTGCTCTTTGTGATGTCACACTTTAATTTGAAGATCTTTATCGGATTTGGTGTCGGCGCTGGAGCCAATATCTTAGCCCGTTTTGCTCTTCAAAATCCCCAAAAGGTAGCTGGTCTATGCCTAATCAATTGTGTGTCCACAACCTCTGGCTGGATTGAATGGGGTTATCAGAGTTTCAATGCCCGTTTCTTGCGTACGAAAGGCATGACCCAAGGAGTTGTTGATTACTTGATGTGGCATCATTTTGGTCGCAACCCCGAGGAACGTAATCATGATCTTGTACAAATGTACAAACATCATTTCGAGAATAACGTCAATCCGACCAATTTGGCAATGTTCATTAATGCGTATATTAGTCGCAATGATTTGAACATTACCCGATCACCACCACCAACTCCGGGCCAACAAGCTGCCATTACTACACTTAAGATGACAGTAATGAATATCACTGGAGCCTTGTCACCCCATGTCGAAGATACCATTACCCTTAATACACGTTTAGACCCTGCTACATCAACATGGATGaag ATCTCCGATTGTGCAATGGTTCTAGAAGAGCAACCTGCTAAGGTTTCTGAAGCTTTCCGGTTGTTCCTCCAGGGCGAGGGATACG taACGCCACTGTCCTCGCCGACAACGCCATCTGGGGCGAGCAAAAAAACAGCATCTATCTTCTTTGGCAACTTCcatcagcaacaacaaaaaattcttcaacagcaattacaacaacaacaacaacaaaagaaggATGCCGATCTGGAGAATGGTAATGCTATCAGTGAATGTGGCAGTTCGGATGAAATGGACATGGATACCAATGTGGACATGGACAACGCCACTGTCTACACAGGgatcaatttgaattcaaataaaattcgcATAACGGAAAATCCTCTACCAGAACCGGTTTCATgttag
- the LOC129921080 gene encoding protein NDRG3 isoform X8, which yields MPVDPMDDIELRSVQLQFNRRDSIVDHCEQKRVPTDKGEIQVAIQGDPKKSAILTYHDLGLNYATSFSGFFNYPEMREILNNFCVYHVTAPGQEDGAPTLPEDYVYPTMDELAAQLLFVMSHFNLKIFIGFGVGAGANILARFALQNPQKVAGLCLINCVSTTSGWIEWGYQSFNARFLRTKGMTQGVVDYLMWHHFGRNPEERNHDLVQMYKHHFENNVNPTNLAMFINAYISRNDLNITRSPPPTPGQQAAITTLKMTVMNITGALSPHVEDTITLNTRLDPATSTWMKISDCAMVLEEQPAKVSEAFRLFLQGEGYVTPLSSPTTPSGASKKTASIFFGNFHQQQQKILQQQLQQQQQQKKDADLENGNAISECGSSDEMDMDTNVDMDNATVYTGINLNSNKIRITENPLPEPVSC from the exons ATGCCAGTTGATCCAATGGATGATATTGAATTACGTTCGGTTCAATTGCAATTCAATCGACGTGATTCTATCGTTGACCATTGTGAGCAGAAGCGTGTACCAACGGATAAAGGTGAAATTCAAGTAGCAATACAAGGTGATCCAAAGAAGTCGGCTATATTGACGTATCATGATTTAGGATTGAACT ATGCAACgagtttttctggatttttcaaTTATCCAGAAATGCGGGAGATATTGAATAACTTTTGTGTGTACCATGTTACAGCACCAGGTCAAGAAGATGGTGCACCAACTCTGCCAGAAGA TTATGTCTACCCAACCATGGACGAATTAGCTGCCCAGTTGCTCTTTGTGATGTCACACTTTAATTTGAAGATCTTTATCGGATTTGGTGTCGGCGCTGGAGCCAATATCTTAGCCCGTTTTGCTCTTCAAAATCCCCAAAAGGTAGCTGGTCTATGCCTAATCAATTGTGTGTCCACAACCTCTGGCTGGATTGAATGGGGTTATCAGAGTTTCAATGCCCGTTTCTTGCGTACGAAAGGCATGACCCAAGGAGTTGTTGATTACTTGATGTGGCATCATTTTGGTCGCAACCCCGAGGAACGTAATCATGATCTTGTACAAATGTACAAACATCATTTCGAGAATAACGTCAATCCGACCAATTTGGCAATGTTCATTAATGCGTATATTAGTCGCAATGATTTGAACATTACCCGATCACCACCACCAACTCCGGGCCAACAAGCTGCCATTACTACACTTAAGATGACAGTAATGAATATCACTGGAGCCTTGTCACCCCATGTCGAAGATACCATTACCCTTAATACACGTTTAGACCCTGCTACATCAACATGGATGaag ATCTCCGATTGTGCAATGGTTCTAGAAGAGCAACCTGCTAAGGTTTCTGAAGCTTTCCGGTTGTTCCTCCAGGGCGAGGGATACG taACGCCACTGTCCTCGCCGACAACGCCATCTGGGGCGAGCAAAAAAACAGCATCTATCTTCTTTGGCAACTTCcatcagcaacaacaaaaaattcttcaacagcaattacaacaacaacaacaacaaaagaaggATGCCGATCTGGAGAATGGTAATGCTATCAGTGAATGTGGCAGTTCGGATGAAATGGACATGGATACCAATGTGGACATGGACAACGCCACTGTCTACACAGGgatcaatttgaattcaaataaaattcgcATAACGGAAAATCCTCTACCAGAACCGGTTTCATgttag